In Pectobacterium aroidearum, the following are encoded in one genomic region:
- the hrpA gene encoding ATP-dependent RNA helicase HrpA, whose protein sequence is MKSPLSALSTQLSELMLRDRQRLHRRLQGAAKVSSPQAQAAIAQEIEGEIVAARQKVENRRASRPAIHYPEQLPVSQKKDEILEALRNHQVIIVAGETGSGKTTQLPKICLELGRGVHGLIGHTQPRRLAARTVADRIAAELETPLGGSVGYKVRFNDQVSDNTLVKLMTDGILLAEIQQDRLLMQYDTLIIDEAHERSLNIDFIMGYLRQLLPKRPDLKVIITSATIDPQRFSRHFNNAPIIEVSGRTYPVDVRYRPVVEDADDSERDQLQAIFDAVDELTREGPGDILVFMSGEREIRDTAEALTRLDLPHTEILPLYARLSNQEQNRVFQSHHGRRIVLATNVAETSLTVPGIRYVIDPGTARISRYSFRTKVQRLPIEPVSQASANQRKGRCGRVAAGVCIRLYSEQDFLSRPEFTDPEILRTNLASVILQMTSLGLGDIAAFPFVEAPDKRNIQDGVRLLEELGAITLAENGHYRLTPQGQQLAQLPIDPRLARMVLEARKTGCVREVMVITAALSIQDPRERPLDKKQASDEKHRRFADKDSDFLAFVNLWDYLREQQKTLSSSQFRRQCRTDFLNYLRVREWQDIYTQLRQVVKELGLPVNSEPADYLSIHCSLLTGLLSHIGQKDIEKQEFSGARNARFAIFPGSGLFKKPPKWTMVAELVETSRLWGRIAARIEPEWIEPLAQHLIKRSYSEPHWEKAQGTVMAQEKVTLFGLPIVAARKVNYSQIDPTLAREMFIRHALVEGDWQTHHAFFRANLKLLAEVEDLEHKSRRRDILVDDETLFAFYDQRLPHDVISSRHFDKWWKVASRDNADLLNFEKSMLIKDGAEKVSALDYPNFWHQGSLKLRLSYQFEPGADADGVTVHIPLPILNQVREEGFEWQIPGVRRELTIALIKSLPKPLRRNFVPAPNYAEAFLARTTPLEKGLLDALERELRLMTGVTVPREAWQWDQVPDHLKITFRVIDEKNRTQREGKDLNALKDQLKDKVQQTLSSVADDGLEQRGLHVWSFGSLPDCYEQKRGGYSVKAYPALVDEKDSVAIRLFDTPHQQQQVMRQGLRRLLLLNIPSPIKYLHEKLPNKAKLGLYFNPYGKVLDLIDDCIACAVDKLIETSGGPVWQEEAFQQLHEKVRAELNDTVVDIAKQVEQILTAVFTINKRLKGRVDMAMALALSDIKSQMNGLVFRGFVTENGWQRLPDVLRYLQAIERRLEKLAQDVHRDRAQMLKVEQVQQAWQQWWNKLPAERRDDDDVKAVRWMLEELRVSYFAQQLGTPFPISDKRVLQAMEQVEG, encoded by the coding sequence GTGAAATCACCTCTCAGTGCATTATCTACGCAGTTAAGTGAGCTAATGCTTCGCGATCGGCAGCGTCTGCACCGCCGCTTGCAGGGCGCCGCGAAGGTCAGCAGCCCGCAGGCTCAGGCTGCGATCGCGCAGGAAATTGAGGGGGAGATTGTCGCGGCGCGCCAGAAAGTCGAGAATCGACGGGCAAGCCGTCCGGCGATTCACTACCCTGAACAGCTTCCCGTTAGCCAGAAAAAAGACGAGATACTCGAAGCGCTGCGTAACCATCAGGTGATTATCGTCGCGGGCGAGACGGGGTCGGGGAAGACCACGCAGTTACCGAAAATCTGTCTCGAACTGGGGCGTGGCGTGCACGGCCTGATTGGCCATACGCAGCCGCGGCGTCTGGCGGCCAGAACCGTCGCTGACCGCATTGCTGCCGAGCTGGAAACGCCGCTGGGCGGCAGCGTCGGCTATAAAGTCCGCTTTAACGATCAGGTGAGTGACAATACGCTGGTCAAACTGATGACCGACGGTATCTTACTGGCTGAAATTCAGCAGGATCGCCTGTTGATGCAGTACGACACATTGATCATCGATGAAGCGCACGAACGCAGCCTGAATATCGATTTCATCATGGGCTATTTGCGCCAGCTGTTGCCAAAGCGCCCTGATTTAAAAGTGATTATTACGTCGGCTACTATCGACCCGCAGCGTTTTTCTCGCCACTTTAATAACGCCCCGATCATCGAAGTGTCCGGGCGGACGTATCCGGTGGATGTGCGCTATCGTCCTGTGGTGGAAGATGCCGACGACAGCGAACGCGATCAGCTACAGGCCATTTTTGATGCGGTAGACGAGCTGACGCGCGAAGGGCCGGGGGATATTCTGGTCTTCATGAGCGGCGAACGTGAAATCCGCGATACCGCAGAAGCGCTGACCCGTCTGGACTTGCCGCATACCGAAATTCTCCCGCTGTACGCGCGTCTGTCGAATCAGGAGCAGAACCGCGTCTTTCAGTCACATCATGGCCGCCGTATCGTGCTGGCGACCAACGTAGCGGAAACGTCATTGACCGTGCCGGGAATTCGTTATGTGATCGATCCAGGCACGGCGCGTATCAGCCGCTACAGTTTCCGTACCAAAGTCCAGCGCCTGCCGATTGAGCCCGTCTCACAGGCATCGGCGAATCAGCGTAAAGGGCGCTGTGGTCGTGTGGCCGCCGGGGTATGTATCCGCCTCTATTCCGAGCAGGATTTCTTGTCGCGGCCTGAATTTACCGATCCTGAAATTTTGCGTACCAATCTGGCTTCCGTCATTCTGCAAATGACGTCTCTGGGGCTCGGCGATATCGCTGCGTTCCCGTTTGTTGAAGCGCCGGATAAACGCAATATTCAGGACGGCGTGCGGCTGCTGGAAGAGCTAGGTGCCATTACGTTGGCGGAAAATGGGCATTATCGCCTGACGCCGCAGGGGCAGCAGTTGGCGCAATTACCGATCGATCCACGTTTGGCGCGAATGGTGCTGGAAGCGCGTAAAACCGGCTGTGTGCGTGAAGTTATGGTCATCACTGCCGCGCTGTCGATTCAGGATCCGCGCGAAAGACCGCTGGATAAGAAGCAGGCATCGGATGAGAAACATCGCCGTTTTGCCGATAAAGACTCCGATTTTCTGGCTTTCGTCAATCTGTGGGACTACTTGCGTGAGCAGCAGAAAACGCTGTCTTCCAGTCAGTTCCGCCGTCAGTGCCGCACCGATTTCCTTAACTACCTGCGCGTGCGCGAATGGCAAGATATTTACACGCAGCTGCGTCAGGTGGTGAAAGAACTGGGGCTGCCGGTCAACAGCGAACCGGCCGATTACCTGAGTATTCACTGCTCGCTGCTCACCGGGCTGTTGTCGCATATCGGGCAGAAAGATATTGAGAAACAGGAGTTCAGCGGCGCGCGTAACGCACGGTTTGCGATTTTCCCCGGGTCGGGGCTATTCAAAAAGCCGCCTAAGTGGACGATGGTGGCTGAACTGGTGGAAACCAGTCGCCTGTGGGGACGTATTGCCGCGCGTATTGAGCCCGAGTGGATCGAACCGCTAGCCCAGCATCTGATTAAGCGGAGCTACAGCGAGCCCCATTGGGAAAAAGCGCAGGGCACGGTGATGGCGCAGGAGAAGGTGACGCTTTTCGGGCTGCCGATTGTGGCGGCGCGCAAGGTGAACTACAGCCAAATCGATCCAACGCTGGCGCGTGAGATGTTTATCCGCCATGCGCTGGTGGAAGGCGACTGGCAAACGCATCACGCCTTTTTCCGCGCTAACCTCAAGCTGCTGGCGGAGGTCGAAGATTTAGAGCACAAATCGCGCCGCCGCGACATTCTGGTGGATGACGAGACGCTGTTTGCTTTCTACGATCAGCGCTTGCCGCACGATGTCATCTCGTCGCGCCACTTTGACAAGTGGTGGAAAGTCGCCAGCCGGGATAATGCCGACCTGCTTAATTTTGAAAAGAGCATGTTGATTAAAGACGGCGCGGAGAAGGTGAGCGCGCTGGATTATCCGAATTTCTGGCATCAGGGCAGTCTGAAATTACGGCTGTCCTATCAGTTTGAGCCGGGTGCGGATGCGGATGGCGTCACGGTGCATATTCCGCTGCCCATCCTCAATCAGGTGCGTGAAGAGGGCTTCGAGTGGCAGATCCCCGGCGTGCGGCGCGAACTGACGATCGCGCTGATTAAATCCTTGCCTAAACCATTACGCCGTAACTTTGTTCCCGCGCCGAACTACGCCGAAGCGTTTCTGGCGCGCACCACGCCACTAGAGAAAGGGCTATTGGATGCGCTGGAGCGTGAGTTACGGTTGATGACGGGTGTGACAGTGCCGCGCGAAGCGTGGCAGTGGGATCAGGTGCCTGATCATCTGAAAATCACGTTCCGCGTCATCGATGAGAAGAATCGGACACAGCGGGAAGGCAAAGACCTGAACGCCTTGAAGGATCAGCTCAAAGATAAAGTGCAGCAGACGCTATCATCCGTGGCGGATGATGGGCTGGAGCAGCGCGGTCTGCACGTCTGGAGCTTTGGTTCATTGCCGGACTGCTATGAGCAGAAACGCGGCGGTTACTCGGTTAAAGCCTATCCGGCGTTGGTGGATGAAAAGGATAGCGTGGCAATTCGTCTGTTCGATACGCCGCACCAGCAACAGCAGGTGATGCGGCAGGGACTACGTCGCCTGTTGCTGTTGAACATTCCATCACCGATCAAATATCTACATGAAAAGCTGCCAAACAAGGCGAAGCTCGGTCTCTATTTCAACCCGTACGGCAAAGTGTTGGATCTCATCGATGACTGTATCGCCTGCGCGGTGGATAAACTGATTGAGACATCCGGTGGTCCGGTCTGGCAGGAAGAAGCCTTCCAGCAGTTGCATGAAAAAGTGCGTGCGGAATTGAACGATACGGTGGTGGATATCGCCAAACAGGTTGAGCAAATCCTGACGGCCGTTTTCACCATTAATAAACGTCTGAAAGGGCGCGTAGACATGGCGATGGCGCTGGCGTTAAGCGATATCAAGAGTCAGATGAACGGTCTGGTGTTCCGTGGCTTTGTGACCGAAAACGGCTGGCAGCGCCTACCGGACGTGCTGCGCTATCTGCAAGCGATAGAACGACGTCTGGAGAAACTGGCACAGGATGTCCACCGCGATCGGGCACAGATGTTGAAGGTGGAGCAGGTTCAACAGGCGTGGCAGCAGTGGTGGAACAAGCTGCCAGCGGAGCGACGTGACGATGACGACGTTAAAGCGGTGCGCTGGATGCTTGAAGAACTGCGCGTCAGCTACTTTGCCCAGCAACTCGGGACGCCGTTCCCGATCTCGGATAAGCGCGTATTGCAGGCGATGGAGCAGGTCGAAGGCTAA
- a CDS encoding EcsC family protein, with translation MTLLTSQDELAIRNAMALLEAPSFAIQAASLVGKPIEWSLSKLPALVKNKIQDVVHTALYKAVDAALYTLDDAPARVASPKTHKLAVAASGAVSGFFGAAGLLVELPISTTIMMRSVADIARSEGFSLSDLSVKAACVEVFALGGTQESDDAADSAYYTSRAVLADITKHASRELIGIAGKKSAGKASARMSTSQAGKTLAKLIDAVATRLGVTMTEKMAAQIVPVIGAASGAAINTLFIHHYQNMAKGHFIIKRLEQTYGEEAIRSAYLELKNNRRDLME, from the coding sequence ATGACTCTTCTTACTTCGCAGGATGAGCTCGCTATCAGAAACGCCATGGCGCTACTGGAAGCCCCCTCTTTTGCCATACAGGCGGCGAGTCTGGTTGGAAAACCGATTGAATGGAGCCTATCGAAATTACCCGCCTTGGTGAAAAACAAAATACAGGATGTGGTTCACACGGCGTTGTACAAAGCGGTAGACGCTGCGCTCTATACGCTGGACGATGCGCCCGCTCGCGTGGCGTCGCCAAAGACACATAAACTGGCCGTCGCCGCTTCTGGTGCGGTCAGCGGCTTTTTTGGTGCCGCGGGTCTACTGGTCGAACTGCCTATCAGCACGACGATCATGATGCGTTCCGTGGCGGACATCGCCCGCAGCGAAGGTTTCTCCCTCAGCGATCTTTCCGTTAAAGCCGCTTGTGTGGAAGTTTTCGCGCTCGGTGGAACACAAGAAAGCGATGATGCTGCCGATTCAGCCTATTACACCTCACGCGCCGTTCTGGCTGATATCACCAAACATGCCAGCCGCGAATTAATCGGCATTGCTGGCAAAAAAAGCGCAGGGAAAGCCTCTGCAAGAATGAGCACCTCACAGGCAGGAAAAACGCTGGCAAAGCTGATTGATGCCGTCGCAACCAGACTCGGTGTGACCATGACAGAGAAAATGGCCGCGCAGATTGTCCCGGTGATTGGCGCTGCCAGCGGTGCCGCCATCAATACGCTGTTTATCCACCACTACCAAAACATGGCGAAAGGCCATTTCATCATAAAACGTCTGGAACAGACCTATGGTGAAGAGGCAATCAGGTCGGCTTATCTGGAACTAAAAAACAACCGTCGCGACCTGATGGAATAA
- a CDS encoding EAL domain-containing protein has protein sequence MLKHLSHDEKIRMQTLDELQKTDISQDDILHKLTKLACQLLEAPTALVTLTGTKSLHVKAKTHFPLDDMDKIGSFDHFTVQTGQAFICPDAIHDERFKESPYVKGTPFIRSYAGVPLKTKEGYAIGTFSIIDYVPRTFSKIQLRLLHDLAAIAIVLMEYRNAIGLIDAVTLLPNRQRLIDDISRITDIHERYLLILIDTIDISYAYEMGCALGMPTVEGLLKDIGIFLRLSLSSPENIYCAAVGRFALLVKSENKEQVLAELDACAERIHESITSHIPLKLEFFVGYTEFQIPANDPQRILRESMSALRAAITTNTRQFAYNQEADKAQQIAFTLLNELADVLQNNKPGLYLVYQPKLSIKTNTVIGAEALIRWRHPDLGEIYPDQFIPLAEGTTLMRPLTDWVTREAACQVKQWRQQGLHFPVSINVSARNFSENDFIPRLITILENHGLTPQDIDIECVETQKIIESTETLATIQTLQQLGFTIALDDFGTGYSNLSYLRNIPSTVIKLDKSLIKDIKTDHKSRVIVESIISMLHKLNYIVLAEGVENKETLDYLACFGCDEVQGYYFSRPIPPEAFTTWLTTRSSQTST, from the coding sequence ATGTTAAAACATTTGAGCCATGACGAAAAAATACGCATGCAGACTCTCGACGAATTACAAAAAACCGATATATCTCAAGACGATATTCTTCACAAGCTCACAAAATTAGCCTGCCAACTGCTCGAAGCCCCGACGGCCCTAGTGACGCTAACCGGCACCAAATCTCTGCACGTTAAAGCAAAAACCCATTTCCCATTGGATGATATGGATAAAATCGGTTCATTCGACCATTTTACCGTACAAACGGGTCAGGCCTTTATCTGCCCTGATGCTATTCATGACGAGCGTTTTAAGGAAAGTCCTTACGTAAAAGGGACGCCGTTTATTCGCTCCTATGCGGGTGTTCCGCTTAAAACCAAAGAAGGTTACGCCATCGGAACATTCAGCATTATCGATTATGTTCCGCGCACGTTCAGTAAAATCCAGCTGCGGTTACTGCATGATTTAGCCGCCATCGCGATAGTATTAATGGAATACCGCAACGCGATTGGACTGATTGATGCCGTGACCCTATTGCCCAACCGCCAGCGCCTCATTGACGACATCAGCCGCATTACCGACATCCACGAGCGCTACCTGCTTATTCTGATTGATACCATCGACATTTCTTACGCCTATGAAATGGGATGCGCGCTGGGTATGCCGACGGTAGAGGGTCTGCTGAAAGATATCGGTATCTTCCTGCGCCTCAGTTTGAGCTCGCCAGAAAATATTTACTGCGCCGCGGTAGGACGCTTCGCCCTGCTGGTGAAGTCGGAAAATAAAGAACAGGTTCTGGCGGAGCTCGATGCCTGTGCCGAGCGGATTCATGAAAGCATCACCAGCCATATTCCGCTCAAGCTGGAATTTTTCGTTGGATATACCGAATTCCAGATCCCGGCCAACGATCCTCAGCGAATCCTGCGTGAATCTATGAGCGCGCTGCGTGCCGCTATCACGACCAATACTCGTCAGTTCGCCTACAACCAAGAGGCCGATAAGGCACAGCAAATCGCGTTTACCTTGCTCAATGAATTGGCCGACGTGTTACAGAACAACAAACCGGGTCTCTATCTGGTTTACCAGCCGAAATTAAGTATCAAGACCAACACCGTTATTGGCGCCGAAGCGCTGATTCGCTGGCGTCACCCTGATTTGGGTGAGATTTACCCTGACCAGTTTATTCCGCTCGCGGAAGGCACCACGCTGATGCGACCATTGACGGACTGGGTTACCCGGGAAGCGGCATGCCAGGTGAAGCAGTGGCGTCAGCAGGGGTTACACTTCCCGGTGTCAATTAACGTTTCTGCCAGAAATTTCTCCGAGAATGATTTTATCCCACGCCTCATCACCATTCTGGAGAACCACGGGCTTACCCCTCAGGATATTGATATCGAATGCGTCGAAACGCAGAAAATCATCGAAAGCACCGAAACACTCGCCACCATTCAAACTCTACAACAACTCGGATTTACCATCGCGCTTGATGATTTTGGCACGGGATATAGTAACCTAAGCTATCTGCGTAATATCCCCTCTACGGTGATAAAGCTGGATAAATCGCTGATTAAAGATATAAAAACGGACCATAAAAGCCGCGTCATTGTGGAATCGATTATCAGTATGCTGCACAAACTGAACTATATTGTGTTGGCGGAAGGCGTAGAAAATAAAGAAACGCTCGACTACCTGGCCTGTTTTGGGTGTGATGAAGTGCAGGGCTACTATTTTTCCCGGCCCATTCCTCCCGAGGCATTCACCACCTGGTTAACAACGCGCTCGTCACAAACCTCGACATAA
- a CDS encoding serine protease: protein MRISAWLLCSLSFIAPLTWAESPSTDTDAQKQQQILFFNHDDRDVVPDTAVWPWQAIGQLETASGNLCTATLISPHLALTAGHCVVTPPKGEIDKPVALRFLATENGWRYETTEIEALANKTLAKKLKADGEGWIVPPSAAPLDYALIRLKQTPPGIRPLPLWQGSRQELMQALKDNGQRVTQAGYPEDHQETLYRHQNCLITGWVHTAVMAHQCDTLPGDSGSPLMLNSATGWVLMGIQSSAPDASERDRADNRAVSVTAIRQQLEMLAKQR, encoded by the coding sequence ATGCGCATATCAGCCTGGTTGTTATGTTCATTATCATTTATCGCCCCGCTAACTTGGGCTGAATCCCCATCCACAGATACCGACGCGCAGAAGCAGCAGCAAATTTTATTTTTCAATCACGACGATCGGGATGTGGTTCCTGATACGGCGGTCTGGCCGTGGCAGGCTATTGGGCAGTTGGAAACCGCCAGCGGTAACCTCTGCACTGCGACGCTGATCTCCCCTCATCTGGCGCTGACGGCCGGGCATTGCGTGGTCACGCCACCGAAAGGCGAGATCGATAAACCCGTCGCGCTACGCTTTCTGGCGACAGAAAATGGCTGGCGTTATGAAACGACGGAAATTGAAGCACTGGCGAATAAAACCCTCGCCAAAAAATTGAAAGCTGACGGCGAAGGATGGATCGTTCCGCCTTCAGCCGCACCGTTGGATTACGCCCTGATTCGGTTAAAGCAAACGCCGCCGGGAATTCGCCCGCTGCCGCTTTGGCAAGGCAGCCGCCAGGAGTTGATGCAGGCGTTAAAGGATAACGGTCAGCGCGTCACGCAGGCTGGTTACCCGGAAGATCATCAGGAGACGCTTTACCGCCATCAAAACTGTTTGATCACTGGCTGGGTTCACACCGCCGTGATGGCGCACCAGTGCGATACGTTGCCTGGCGATAGCGGTTCCCCTCTGATGCTAAATTCAGCGACAGGCTGGGTGCTTATGGGCATTCAAAGCTCTGCGCCCGATGCCAGTGAACGCGATCGCGCCGATAACCGAGCCGTTTCCGTTACTGCGATTCGTCAGCAGTTAGAAATGTTGGCAAAACAACGTTAA